The Phacochoerus africanus isolate WHEZ1 chromosome 9, ROS_Pafr_v1, whole genome shotgun sequence genomic sequence atgatcacagtAAATTTAGCTACCATTGGTCACTGTAcaaagttacaattttttttctttgtgatgaggtctttaagatttattttctttcttttttttcatttataatgatttgtattttttccattagggCTGGTTTACAgtttctatcaattttctactgtacagcaaggtgacccagttaaacatacatgtatccattcttttttctcacattatcatgttccatcgtaagtgcccagacatagttcccagcgctatacagcaggatcccattgcttatccattccaaaggcaatagtttgcatctattaaccccaaattcctaatccatcccactccctctctcccctttcatcttggcaaccacaagtctgttctccatgtccatgattttctttttgtggaaaggttcatttgtgccatatattagattccagatataaatgatatcatatggtatttgtccttgtctttctgacttacttcactcaggatgagactctctagttctatccatgttgctgaaaatggcatttttttgttctttttatggttgagtagtagtccattgtgtatctataccacatcttcctaatccattcatctgttgatggacatttaggttgtttccatgtcttggctattgtgaatagtgctccaatgaacatgagggtgcatgtgtcttttttaaggaaagttttgtctggatatatgcccaagagtggaattgctgggtcatatggtagttctatgtatagttttctaaggtacttccatactgttctccatagtggttctaccagcttacattcccaccaatagtgcaggaaggttcccttttctccacaccccgtccagcatttggtatttgtggacttattaattgactgtaggtatctgggtttatttctggcttctctattttgttccattggtctgtatgtctgttgtGGTACCAGTACGAcaccatcttgatgactgtggcttgtaatgttgcctgaagtctgggagagcgatgcctcctgcttggttttcgttcctcaggattgcttgggcaattctgggtcttctgtggttccatataaatgtttggatagtttgttctagttctgtggaaatgtcatgggtaatttgaaagggattgcattgaacctgtagattgctctgggtagtatagccattcttacaatattaatttttccaacccaggaacatggactatctttctatttctttgactcctctttaatttccttgattaatgttttatagttctcagcttataagtctttcacctcctaaGATTTACGTTTTTAGCAGTTTTAAAATTTGCAATGTAATATTGACCCTATCACCATGATGTACATTACACcctcatgacttattttatatcCGGTTATTATACTTTTTGTCCTCTCACCTCTCTTTTCCACCCTTCAACACGCCTCCCCTCTAGCAACAACCAgtcttttctattctgttctttgttgtctgttagttttgttttgtttgttcatttgcttttttttaagattccacatattggtttatttttgcctttgttatcATTGTCTTTGGAGTCATATCCAAGGAACTGTTGCCAAGAGTGATGTCCAGGAGCTTAATGCCTGTGTTTTCTCCTAGGACTTTTATGCGTTTTGGTCTTACATTGGAATgtttgattcattttgaattaatttggtGTATGGTATcagatagtggtccagtttcatccTTATGCATGTAGCTTTCCAATTTTTAccacaccatttgttgaagagcctgtctttctcccattctttttgttttctttaacatAAATTAATCAGCCTTGTGTGAgcaggtttgtttctgggctgttttgttatattgatgtatatgtctgtttttatgccaataccatactgttttgcttACTACTGCATTGTAGTACAGTTTGAAATCATATAGCATGATATCTCTGGCTTTGTTCATcttaagatttctttggctaCTCAGGATCTTTTGTAGTTCCAcacaaagatttaaaattatttattctagttctgtggaaaatgtcattggaatttgatagggatttcattgaatatgtacatttctttgagtaatatggacatttaaataaattctttcagTCCATGGGTGtggtatatttccatttatttgtttgaaCTTCagtactctatttttatttttgtctttttgccttttctagggctgctcctgcagcagatggaggttcccagcctaggggtctaactgtagctgtagccgctggcctatgctacagccacagcaatgccagatccaagccgtgtctgcaacctacaccacacgtcatggcaacgccagatccttaacccactgagcaaggcaggggatcaaacccacaacctcatggttcctagtcagattcattaaccactgagccatgacaggaactctgaacttCAGTACTTTTTTCAGTGACCTATGGCTTTCAGTGTATTAGTCTTTCACCTTCTCAGTTAAAttcatttctaggtattttattctttttttttttgtctttttttttgccatttcttgggctgctcctgcggcacatggaggttcctaggctaggggtcgaatcggagctgtagccgctggcctacaccagagccacagcaacgccagatccaagctgtgtctgcaacctacaccacagctcatggcaatgccggatccttaacccactgagcaaggtcagggattgaacccgcaacctcatggttcctagtcggattcgttctccactgagacacgacgggaactcccggtattttattctttttaacgCAATTGTATATagggttgttttcttaatttctctttctagtaGTTGTGGGACAAAACTTTTAAATAGGATTCATTTAGACCAAAGCTAATTTGGGTAAATGGTTGTGGAGAATTTCATGTGAGTTtcctgaatatctttttttttaggactgcacccacagcatatggaagttcccaagctaggggtcaaattggagctattgctgctggcctacattgcagccacagccacagcaacatggcatttGATCTacgtctgcgacttacagcaCAGTTCAGAGTAACACCAGACCCCTGAcctgatgagcgaggccagggattgaacccacaacctcacgaatatcagtcagattcatttctgctacattGCAATGGGAAGTCCTTGACATCTTACTTTGTTCATTTGTGGAATATATCAAATAAGATGTAATATTTCTGGtcaaacagaataaataaatgaacaccaAAATTAgttgaagagagaagaaaaaccataAGTGGTCTTTCTAGTGAGGTGgaataaaatgacagtaaaaatcctttaaaatatttaatgatcttCTAATATAAAGACGAACagcctctcttgctctctctcaccctctctctttccctctctctcacaaacacacacgcacacacaacaTTCCACATAATAGTAGTCTGATTTGAATACAAacaataagatttaaaatttacACACACAATCCGTGAGTACATTATTTTGAAAAGCAAGTTCAAATGTACTGAATAACATGTACAAATAGATACATCTCCCTTTAAACAGCCTCTCCCCATGGCCCATAATCTCACTGTCCTTTCTGTAAAGGAAACCACTAGTATCACATGGGTGTGTATTGTTTCACTTTACAAGTGTGACAGgtatatttcattctctttcctccctcgCCCAGATCCACTCTTTGTCCCACTATGTATGTTGAACTCTATGCTCTACTCAAGAGTCTGAAGCAAAAGGAGTCCTTGATATATGGCTTCTGTCTGGATTCAGCCAATGGGGGTCACCAGCTGAGGattagagaaagggagaaaacagGTAGTTTGGTTTATTTTCCCTTGGCTCCCTCTCAGCTGGGACACATGAGGCGGCCTGTATTGCTCAAGCAAAAGTCATAGCTCCTGGAGATAGCTGTGTATTacggtttctttttttctggtttccagTACCACTTCCCCACTTTGTTGCTTCAGGCCTTGGGTGTGTGACAGACGTCCACTGTGGCTAGTTCCAGGGTAGTGCATGTACAGTACACATATAAACACCCCTTGTTGGTGTTCTAAATCCTTCTCACACCTTTgatcaatatttccttttttcagctTCCCTCATTTTCCCAGGTGGAGCGTGCCATCTATTTTATGCTGGGATTATAGCTGATATAACTCTCCATTTACAGACGGACCAAGATCGTTCCATGCTTCCGAACGTTCGAATCACCATTTCTCACACCTAAAATACTCTTTCCCAGATTTTATCATGGCTAGTTGGTTCCTGTATTTCATTTTTGAGCTTAAAGATCCCTCTAAGAAGGAATACTCAATATAAATTTACTTCCCAGGCTCTCTATAGCATAATTTTCTAAGTTTCATCAAAAGActattttctgggagttctcatcatggctcagtggttaatgaacccgactaggatccacaaggacatAGATtaggtctctggccttgctcagtgggttaagcatctggcattgctgtggctgtggtgtaggctggcagctacagctcctattaggcccctagcctgtgaacctccatatgccacaagtgtggccctaaaaagacaaaaaaataccaaaaaaagaagtgCATTGTCTAATTTCTACATACTTGTATATTTCacaatatagtttttattttattatcattattaaagtgtagttcatttacaatgttttggcaagttctgttgtacaggaAGATGACTTAATCACTCACAtttcctgtgctgttcagtagggTCCCATTTCCCATTCATTCCAaattaacagtttgcatccaaaaaagcccccaaatgcccatccatcctactcccttccctctctcccttgggagccgcaagtctgctctccttggccatgatctgtttctgcattttttgtttgtttgtttttagataggatcatcttttccatattttagattccacaaataatttatatcatatggtatttgtcttttttttttctgacttacttcatttagtatgagagtctctagttccacccatgttgctgcaaatggcattagtaatattccattgtacagacgcaccacatcttcttaatccattcttctgttgatggacatctaggttgcttccatgtcttgactattgtgaatagtgctgttatgaacataggggtacatgtatctttttcaatgcaagttttgtccagatatatgcccaggagtaaaatttctggatcatgtggtggCTCTACATTTAgattcctgaggtacctccatactgctttccatagtggttgtaccaatttacattcccaccaacagtggaggagggtacctttttctccacgtcctctccagcatttgttatttgttgaccttttctttttgtctttagtctttttagggccgcacccatggcatatggaggttcccaggctaggggtctaatcagagctgttgctgccggcctacaccagagccacagcaatgccatgtctgcaacctacagcacagctcacgataatgccagatccttaacccactgagagaggtcaggaatcgaacctgtaacttcatggttcctagttggatttgtttttgctgctctacGATGGGAAGTTATTTGTTCACTTCTTAATTATGGCCATTCAGAcaggtgtgagttggtacctcctagtagttttgatttgcattttccctaaTAATAGTGATATTAACcattttttccatgtgcctgttggccatctgtatgtgtcttttttggagaagaaatgtctatttaggtcttctgcacatttttcaatggggttgctttgttgttgttgagttgtatgaattgtttctatattttggagattaggcccttgtctgttgcattgttggcaaagattttctcccattctgtgggttgtcttttcatttttttaatggtttcctttgctgtgcaaaagcttttgaatttgtttaggtcccattggtttctttgtgtctttattgtcattattccaggagtggatcaaacaagatattgttgttatttatgtcaaagagcattctgcctatgttttcctctaggagttttatagtatctggccttatatttaggtattaattctttttgaatttatttttgtatgtggtgttagatttcattcttttacatgtggctttccagtttccccagcaccatttatcgAAGAGACTCTCTTTCTTCCACTATATATTCTGTCCCTccctgtcatagattagttgacataGGTACTTCGGTTTATATgggggctttctgtcctgttccattggtctatagttctgtttttgtgtcagtaccatattgttttgatgactgtagctttgtggtattgtcTTATGTTAGGAAGCTTGAtacctccatttttgttttttttttttctgatattgctttggctattcagggtctcttgtgtttccatacaaattttaaaatattttgttctagttctgttaagaatgtctttggtaatttgagagagattgcattgaatctgtagattgctgtggGTGGTATGgcaatattttgataatattgattcttttaaCTCAAGAGCATGGTTTATCtgtccatctgtttgtgtcatctttgatttctttcatcagtgttttacagttttcagaatataggtcttttgtctctttaggcaggtgtattcctaggtattttattgtttttgatgtgattgtaaatgggatggcttctctgatttctctttctggccttttattattagtatataggAATGTAATCGATTTCTGTGTACAGTATTTTTGTTATCCattctgtttcatttcattttgctcaGAGGGCATACtttcaatcattttaaatttattgtgattTGTTTCATGGCCTAACAAATGATTTATTCTATAGAATGTTCTGTATGTGATGAGAAGTATATGTATTCTGCTTTGTTGGGTGAAGTGTTCAGTAGATGtctgttagttttattttgtttatgttgtTCAAGTCTCTCTCTACTTGCTCATATTCTGTTTAATTGTTCTATCCATTATTTTAAGTGGGGCATTGAAGTTCAACTGTTACTGTGGAATTATCTATTTATCCAATCAGTTCTGTTAGttttttccttatgtattttggtAATCTGTTACTAGATGCATCATATTTGTGATTGCTATAACTTTTTGATGGATAGATTAAATTTAtcatcataaattttttttggctatagtaACAATTCTTGTCTTTGTGTCTATATTCTCTGATATAGGTATAGCTATTAGTGTGCCCTTTCCCcctatatttattattattgtattgaAATATTGATGTTTTAGAATATTATAGAAGATTTaaacagcatagtgattcagtatttttacagattatgctatgttaaaatttttataagataatggctataatttccTGTTAGACAATAAACCTTGTTTCTTATCTatattatacatagtagtttatatctgttaattccatTCCTCTATTTtgcctttcctctcttccctctttccatTGGAAaacaccagtttgttctctatatttgtgaaactgtttctgttttgttatatacattaatttcttttgatttttagattccacatgtaagtgataacatgaaatatttatcacacacatacacacacagttatAATGTTCACATCTCCTTCATCTCCTTTATCTATTTAAATGCTAATAGATACTAAGCTTGTTCCCATGACTTGcctttgtaaataatgctgctatgaacatttgggtgcatgtatcttttcaaattaatgtttttgtgttCTTCAGATACAATCCCAgagatggaattgctggatcatatggcagtttgcttttcaattttttcaagaaaactctataatttttttccataaggAATCACcgatttatattcccactaagagtatacaagggtttccttttctctacatcctcaccaatattcattatttgtattgttttgatgatagccattttgatagctatgaggtgatatctcattgtggttttgatttgcatttgcctgataattagtgatgctgagcatctattcatgtgcctatatatattctttgaaaaaatgtttattcaggtcttctgcccattttggaggccacacctgaagcatatggaagttcccaggctagggatgtaattggagctgtagttgctggcctacgccacagccacagaaacatgggatctgagccatgtcttcaatgtacaccacagctgacagtagtgctggatctttaacccactgagtgaggccagggattgaacccgcatccttgtagttactagtcaggtttgtaacatgttgatccacaacgggaactccttgcccatttttcgattgagttgtttgttttttgatattgagttgtatgagctttttAATgtgttaaccccttatcagaaatatcatttgcaaataatttctcctgtttagtaggttgtccttttgtttggtaggtaattttctttgctttgcaaaagcttttaaggttaattaggtcttatttgtttgtttttgcttttatttcttttgccttagcaTACAGATCCAAAAaagtattgctatgatttatgacATTAGagggttctgcctatgttctcttctaggagttttatggtttaaggtcttatatttaggtctttcattcattttgagtttgtttgtttttatatgcGAGGTGGGGAAATGTTTTAAtcttattattttacatgtaactgtctaGTTTTTGACCTTTTCAAACATGGTAAAATGGGCATAtatggtaaaatacacattttcaaaCATGAAAATGTCAAAAACTTCAAAATTAGTAAACTAAACAAAAGGTCATGTTATACAAATTGTTTTTAACCTACATTAATTTTTAGTAAATCATTCACTTTTTCTAGATTAGTAAACATGTTTACAAATAATCATCTCTAATACCTAGAGATAATTCCTGCTATTTCTTCTGCATAACTGTTAAGTAATTACTTTTTATGTTCATATTATTTCCATTCTTAATTAACTGCACAGAGatgtaaataaaaaccacaatgtatTAATGTTTTGGTCTTCAAGGAATTAGATATCTTTTGGTAAAATGGGCATAtatggtaaaatacacattttggtCATTAATGAACATCAGTAGAATTatcacatcttttcttttccagctttattgagacaaaCATGACAAATAGAATTGTCAAGAGTTAAGACTTAACATGTATAATGTAATGATTCAATATATGTAtccattgtgaaatgattaccacaattaAGTAACACATTCATTGCCTCACATagttgtcttttgtgtgtgtgtgtggtaagaacacttaagatctacgtTGTTAGCAAATCtgaagtatataatacagtattattaactacagttaCCATGCTGTATGTTAGAATGGCAGAACTTATTCATTCTATACTATGAGTTGTCACAGTAGCAGTCACAGTTCTCCATTCTTTATCATATTACCACTATTATATGAAGAGTTATTAATCCAAAGGAGGTTTTTACAAAAGATTGGCaagtatatttctttctttctttccctcttcttcttttgttttctcttagatTGAGTGTGCATCTTTTTCAAAGAGCAATTTGTGTCGTCCTCTGGTATCTACCTATGAGTCAATACTTTTTTCTTGCCTAGAGTTCTCCTAAGAGCTGCCTTGACTTCCTTGTTCCGTAAACTGTAGATGATGGGGTTGAGCATGGATGTCACCACGGTATAGAAGAGGGCTAGGAGTTTATCTATTCCTGGTGAATGGCTAGCCTTGGGTCTCAAGTAGGTGACAGATGCTGAGCCATAGAAGAGTGTTACTACAAGTAAGTGGGAAGAACAGGTGGAAAGAGCTTTTTGGCGGCCCTCAGGTGAGGGCATGCTGAGCACGGCAGCTAGAATTCTGCCATAAGAAGCAATGATGAGTAAAAATGGGCTGGAAACACAGAGAATGGCTGCAACAAAGACTGCAGCCTCATTATGGGAGGTATCCCCACAGGCAAGTGCCAGGATAGGGGggaggtcacagaagaagtggtctATTTCACAGGGGCCACAGAAGTCCAGGGAGAAAATATAGTTGGTCTGGCCCAAGCCCACCATGCATCCCACTCCCCAAGATACCATTGCCAAATGGACACACACTCCACGACTCATTCGTGTCGCATAGTGAAGTGGGGAGCATATGGCCATATAGCGGTCAAAAGCCATGGCTGCCAAAAGACAGCACTCACTGACAGCAAATAATGTGAAGAAAAACATCTGTGTGGCACACCCCTCCCGAGAGATTCCTCGGGCCTCGCTCACAAGgttctgcagcatcttgggtgtGACAGAGCACGTGTAGCCAATCTCCAAGAGAGACAGGTTGgccaggaagaagtacatgggggtgtggaggaccGGGTTGGTCCAGATGGCAGTGGCTATGAGAGCATTGCCCATCAGTGATGCTAAGAACATGAGCAGGATGAGGGTAAACAAAAGGAAACACTGTTCAGTGACCTCAGAGAATCTGGCAAAGGCAAAGCGTTTGACAGACATGCTGTTGTCCTGCCACAAGGAACAGTTGAAGGTCATGCCTAGGAAAAAGAAGGCAAGGTCATCATCAAGAGTCTTTCAGATGGAAATATGAATCTTTCTCCTACTCCTAACAAGCTCTCGTAAGTCAGAGAGATAGATTTCTTTTCTGCAATTCTGAAATTCAAAGTTTGGAAGTTACCCTCATCTTGAAACCAAATCCTATTGTATGTTTATTATCCTGGTTGATTTGTCAGAAATATATCTGGTCAGTagacatataatggaaaaaaattaagtaaaattctttctcatctctttcttttatcATTTGCCAAATACTACCAGATAAAGTTCCTCCCATACCtacctatttctttcctattctttaGCCACTGACTTGCTTTCTTTACTCATTTATTAAACACTATTTATTGAGCAAAgagtattttcaaagtatttttcagTTACTATTGTAGGTCCTGGATTTAATAtgtaaaaaaagatggaaagaagtaGACTGATTCAAAATTCATAAATGTGAAGTAGCAACTCTGCATGATTACAGGGACCATCAGTGTATGTGACTGTTGAAAAAGTTGCTTGCACATcaagtattttattataaagcaGTTACACTTATGTTAAAGTATTATTAAGTATTTGCCTTGCACTGTGATTgacttaattataaaatttaaatctatgTTTCCCACATAGCAACTCAATTCAGTTAAGGCTGtggcaaagaaaacagacaacagtttacttatttttttttaaccccaaatattttcttagataacCTGACTTCTCAATCATAGCCTATGCAGTTGCATAGAAAACTCTGGATGTGAAGAAATTGTCATCCCTTTTGTCAGTTAAAAGCACAAATGTATATCTTACTCATTCTGTCTTTGTGGATCTGGGACAAATTGCAAGTTTCCCCGGTGACTCTGATGGAAGGAACAAGGCGGAAATTCCAACCAGCAAAGGCGAATGCCTGACTCTTTCTTAACTAGGGACATcacaaaatttcatttcataaatatctCTCGCCATTTAGACTGTAGACAGCAAATGCCTGTGCTGTGGTTGGCGTCAGGGGGTGTGGGAATGAGAGAAACCTGCTGGTGGATGGCACACAGTGTGGGCTGACTGCACAAAGGCTGATGCCTGCTCTTAGTCATATGATATTCTTAGACCCAGAGGGTGAATTAAAAAGACATCCTGTGGTAAGTACTTTTTAAAACCTCACAAACTTCAGAGACAGTTGAAAAACTGAGATATCTGAGACAGTGAAGATCTGTGAATGcttctaaatatttaaacagtCAAAGAAGGATACTCTGTCTagaagtaaatattaaataatatagaaGTAAATGTATAGGTCTCATTAGAAGTGAGAAAGCAAGCAAATGTTAAATTCTCTTCTTCCTCGCTCTCACTTAGAATAATCTCACATCAggtaaaatcagatttttttcattacactttctattgttttttggatTTGCTCTCTGTTGACCTTTTGTTGGTTGACCTGAGATCCATGTACTAGAGGTCAGCTTGATGTACATACCaagaatgtttaattttaatcattGCCTACAGAAAGAGCGTGAGATATTCAAGGCAGGTGTCAGGGGTCTGCAGAAAGGAGCATCCCAGGCAGTACAATTTGGCATGAACATTCTCTGTCTCTCATCTGATAATATTTTCTTGACCTAACGTTTCTGATTTATCATGTCCACATGAAGGAAGGATGATGAAGCCCTTCCCATCTTTCTTGCTGAGTCGTTTTGTGTTAAACGTGCCAACACTGTGGAGGCAATGAtgaattcaaaataagaaattaaagtgTACTTTATCACCCTCAAAAACCCTTGCCCTTTAGAAGTCTCATGTTAACGAACTCATAGGACTCTGCATACGATATTGTCTGCTATTgccattatataaaaataacctGTATTAAGAATCAGTCACCACCTGAATATGCACTGTTTTGTTAATCTAAAGATATAGGAGTTTCATGCCCAATGATAAACTGTTTTATAGATTCCTGCTCAGTGTAATGAAAGGTCAAGTGGTCATTGAACATTGACAAGATTCTGCAGGTTTAAATCTTGAGATGGAGTTTTAATGACAGCCGGATATCTGAAAGAAATACATCgagaaggagaaaagataaaCTTAGTAGCTCATGGCTTTGCTTCATGTGTCACCTTACCCAGCCCAAGATCCAAGACGTGCACATtctctgcagctctgctttggaAATAACCCAGCAGAATTGATTCATTTGGAGTCAGCTCCACATAATTAGGACTGTTCTTTAACTGACTCAGTCCCTTCTTAATCTCTTTTTTCataatgaaatgtttatttcctatcagccaaaggaaaacataagatAA encodes the following:
- the LOC125136482 gene encoding olfactory receptor 10C1-like; amino-acid sequence: MTFNCSLWQDNSMSVKRFAFARFSEVTEQCFLLFTLILLMFLASLMGNALIATAIWTNPVLHTPMYFFLANLSLLEIGYTCSVTPKMLQNLVSEARGISREGCATQMFFFTLFAVSECCLLAAMAFDRYMAICSPLHYATRMSRGVCVHLAMVSWGVGCMVGLGQTNYIFSLDFCGPCEIDHFFCDLPPILALACGDTSHNEAAVFVAAILCVSSPFLLIIASYGRILAAVLSMPSPEGRQKALSTCSSHLLVVTLFYGSASVTYLRPKASHSPGIDKLLALFYTVVTSMLNPIIYSLRNKEVKAALRRTLGKKKVLTHR